The following proteins are encoded in a genomic region of Lactiplantibacillus plantarum:
- a CDS encoding Hsp20/alpha crystallin family protein, translating into MANDMMNWHNDLFDRLNDWTKMDDLVNGFGRTFLNAGSHGSVLKTDIKENDDQYTMKVDVPGIDKQNIALKYRDGTLSIAVKRDSISDESDKDGNIIASERQTGRFGRQYSLPDVDVDKIEARYENGVLQLTLPKKAAADTHHIEIQ; encoded by the coding sequence ATGGCTAACGATATGATGAATTGGCACAATGATTTATTTGATCGGTTGAATGACTGGACTAAGATGGACGATTTGGTTAATGGATTCGGTCGGACATTCTTAAATGCTGGTAGTCATGGGTCGGTCCTAAAGACTGATATTAAAGAAAATGACGATCAGTACACGATGAAAGTCGATGTTCCTGGAATCGATAAACAGAATATTGCCTTGAAGTATCGGGATGGCACATTATCGATTGCTGTAAAACGCGATAGTATTAGTGATGAAAGCGATAAAGATGGTAATATTATCGCGAGCGAACGTCAAACTGGTCGCTTTGGCCGGCAATATTCTTTACCCGACGTTGATGTTGACAAGATCGAAGCACGATATGAAAATGGGGTGTTGCAGTTAACTTTGCCAAAGAAGGCAGCTGCGGATACCCATCATATTGAAATTCAGTAA
- a CDS encoding MarR family winged helix-turn-helix transcriptional regulator yields the protein MDNIGYLLMQFSKQLRYQLNQRLIANGLTIQQWAVMQQISLWVERTAQQPTANQLCHVLDMDRPTMSGILRRLAAKRLVEQEVNPADQRAKLLRLTQVGIQELQAGQRISDQVVATGLQKLTAAEKQSLRQLLKKLGSN from the coding sequence ATGGATAATATTGGTTATTTACTAATGCAGTTTTCCAAACAGTTACGTTATCAGCTAAATCAACGGCTAATTGCTAACGGATTGACGATTCAACAATGGGCTGTGATGCAACAAATCAGTCTTTGGGTCGAAAGAACGGCGCAACAGCCGACTGCCAACCAGCTGTGCCACGTTCTCGATATGGACCGGCCGACGATGTCAGGAATTCTTCGACGCTTAGCTGCCAAGCGATTGGTTGAACAGGAAGTTAATCCAGCGGACCAGCGAGCAAAGCTACTACGCTTGACCCAAGTTGGCATACAAGAATTGCAGGCCGGCCAGCGTATTAGCGATCAGGTTGTTGCGACGGGGCTTCAGAAATTGACGGCTGCTGAAAAACAGTCTTTAAGACAACTGTTAAAAAAACTAGGGAGCAATTAA
- a CDS encoding putative immunity protein, translated as MTEGFRPSHPKIEIDDDPGIRAQIEALTGELSQQQLAKWALIIAKKALQYVDNQQKYDRQLRLAIDANELWQVNLVSGYQVRQALTRLTKLSATTTSSIGAAALDCVRWAVASADADENALRASDQAIKLVNLTQPNDMVAVTAERQWQYDQLAGLAANIQQGLRRML; from the coding sequence ATGACGGAAGGTTTTAGACCGAGTCACCCTAAGATTGAGATTGACGATGACCCTGGAATACGGGCTCAAATCGAAGCTTTGACTGGTGAACTCTCACAACAACAATTGGCTAAATGGGCGTTAATTATCGCCAAGAAAGCCTTGCAGTATGTTGATAACCAACAGAAATATGATCGACAATTGCGACTCGCAATTGATGCTAATGAATTGTGGCAAGTTAATCTTGTTAGTGGCTACCAGGTACGGCAGGCACTGACAAGATTGACTAAGTTAAGTGCAACGACGACGAGTTCCATTGGCGCGGCGGCACTGGACTGCGTTCGCTGGGCCGTAGCTTCCGCAGATGCGGATGAAAATGCGCTGCGGGCCTCGGACCAAGCAATTAAATTGGTTAATTTAACGCAACCAAATGACATGGTTGCGGTCACTGCCGAGCGTCAGTGGCAGTACGATCAGTTAGCTGGATTAGCAGCTAACATTCAGCAGGGGTTACGCCGTATGCTATAA
- the mutY gene encoding A/G-specific adenine glycosylase yields MIEWDAATIKDFQTTLLDWFDHEGRDLPWRHDHEPYHVWVSEIMLQQTQVQTVIPYYQRFMALFPTVADLAAAPESQLLKAWEGLGYYSRVRNMQRCAKQLLTDYDAQWPQTAAELTELIGIGPYTAGAIASIAFNEPVPAVDGNAYRVFSRLLKIDADIAKPQTRAVFERVISQIISQERPGDFNQAIMDLGSSYMTARQPDTAHSPVKRFNQAYLDGDELAYPVKTKKPRPKPVAYVAVLAKMQDQWLMTKRPSNGMLANLWTVPLIPIADLDLDDDYQPEELVTAVENYFKREYQLQLTAHYLTGRPVTHTFTHQKWTIQGLSGQVGLSDLAYFAGQTFTLIERQKLPMPKVQEKIFARYSID; encoded by the coding sequence ATGATTGAATGGGATGCGGCAACAATTAAAGATTTTCAGACGACGCTATTAGATTGGTTTGATCACGAAGGCCGCGATTTACCATGGCGACATGACCATGAGCCTTACCACGTCTGGGTCTCTGAAATTATGTTACAGCAGACGCAGGTTCAAACTGTGATTCCTTATTATCAGCGCTTTATGGCACTTTTTCCAACGGTAGCGGACCTAGCTGCCGCACCTGAGTCACAGTTGTTAAAGGCGTGGGAGGGCCTGGGTTATTATTCACGTGTCCGCAACATGCAACGGTGTGCCAAACAATTGTTAACCGATTACGATGCACAGTGGCCTCAAACTGCCGCTGAGCTGACGGAGTTGATTGGGATTGGCCCGTACACTGCAGGAGCGATTGCCAGCATTGCGTTCAATGAACCAGTTCCAGCTGTGGATGGTAATGCCTATCGCGTCTTTAGCCGGTTGCTCAAGATTGATGCGGATATTGCGAAGCCCCAGACCCGCGCTGTTTTTGAACGGGTAATCAGTCAGATTATTTCACAAGAGCGACCTGGAGATTTTAACCAGGCGATTATGGACCTCGGTTCAAGCTACATGACAGCGCGGCAACCAGATACGGCTCATTCGCCGGTCAAACGCTTTAATCAAGCTTATTTGGATGGGGATGAGTTAGCCTATCCGGTCAAGACGAAGAAACCGCGGCCCAAGCCGGTTGCTTACGTGGCGGTATTAGCTAAGATGCAGGATCAGTGGTTGATGACGAAGCGACCGAGTAACGGGATGTTGGCTAATTTATGGACGGTTCCCTTGATTCCGATTGCAGATTTAGACTTAGATGATGATTACCAACCTGAAGAACTAGTTACGGCGGTAGAAAATTATTTTAAACGTGAATATCAGCTCCAGCTAACGGCCCATTATCTGACCGGCCGCCCTGTGACCCATACGTTTACGCATCAGAAGTGGACCATTCAAGGTTTGAGTGGTCAAGTTGGTTTAAGTGACTTAGCCTACTTTGCTGGTCAGACTTTTACGTTGATTGAGCGGCAGAAACTTCCAATGCCTAAGGTTCAAGAAAAAATTTTTGCACGCTATTCAATTGATTAA
- a CDS encoding GNAT family N-acetyltransferase, whose product MNLKWYVKQFNGLTTTQLHDIYQLRAKTFIKEQDRSYQDPDDTDLDARHVFAYDQGQLVAYARIYEHAGVVSFGRITTDSCYRGTGLGKQLMNHVMAILKVHYSAATIEIDAQTHAQKFYEKFGLIAEGQPYIDLGAEVIKMHAPARKLVLA is encoded by the coding sequence TTGAATTTGAAATGGTACGTTAAGCAATTTAATGGTCTAACCACCACCCAACTGCACGATATTTATCAACTTCGTGCCAAGACCTTTATTAAAGAACAAGATCGGTCTTACCAAGACCCTGATGATACTGACTTGGACGCGCGTCACGTCTTCGCCTACGATCAGGGGCAACTCGTCGCTTATGCACGAATTTACGAACATGCTGGGGTCGTTTCGTTCGGCCGGATAACGACTGACAGTTGCTATCGTGGGACGGGCCTTGGCAAGCAACTCATGAATCACGTCATGGCAATTCTTAAAGTGCATTACAGCGCCGCCACCATTGAAATCGATGCCCAAACGCACGCCCAGAAGTTTTACGAGAAGTTCGGATTGATTGCGGAAGGTCAGCCTTATATTGACCTGGGTGCCGAAGTTATTAAAATGCACGCCCCCGCCCGGAAACTGGTGTTGGCGTAG
- a CDS encoding Spx/MgsR family RNA polymerase-binding regulatory protein: protein MINLCVLPSTASCRKAHRWLLEHRIPFHERNMNAQPLTETEIKHLLQYTYNGIDDLISTKSNAYHQLSKTTPIEDMPLSEAVRVLSQTPQLLRRPIIFDDHRLLCGFNQDEIRMFIPREQRVLKMQAMSEHQMA, encoded by the coding sequence ATGATAAACTTATGTGTGTTACCAAGTACCGCAAGTTGTCGCAAGGCCCACCGGTGGTTACTCGAACACCGGATCCCGTTTCATGAACGTAATATGAATGCACAGCCGTTAACGGAGACTGAAATCAAGCACCTGCTACAGTACACGTACAATGGCATTGATGATTTGATCAGTACTAAGTCCAATGCTTATCACCAACTGAGTAAGACGACACCGATTGAAGATATGCCATTAAGCGAAGCTGTTCGGGTATTAAGCCAAACACCGCAATTATTGCGGCGGCCAATTATTTTTGACGATCACCGACTTCTGTGCGGCTTTAACCAAGATGAGATTCGGATGTTTATTCCACGTGAACAGCGCGTACTCAAGATGCAAGCAATGTCAGAACATCAGATGGCTTAA
- a CDS encoding SDR family oxidoreductase has translation MTNVLILGAAGQIARLAEQQFLANTTDNLTLYLRNSSRVADQQSDRVTIIDGDTTDEAKLTQAMTGQDVVYANLAGQNIKQQAETVLKAMHTSGLKRLIWISTLGIYDEVPGKFGQWNNATLGSYLTRYYAAAEVLENSDLDYTIIRPAWLTNKDEIDYEITQRHDPFKGTEVSRKSIAALVVKLTQDPTSNIRTSLGVNKPNTDGDKPAWY, from the coding sequence ATGACAAATGTATTGATCTTAGGGGCTGCGGGCCAAATTGCTCGTTTAGCCGAACAGCAATTTTTAGCCAACACAACTGATAATTTGACACTTTACTTACGTAATAGTAGCCGGGTCGCAGACCAACAATCTGACCGGGTGACGATTATCGATGGTGACACGACTGATGAAGCCAAATTAACCCAGGCGATGACGGGACAAGATGTCGTTTATGCTAATTTGGCTGGTCAAAACATCAAACAGCAGGCTGAAACAGTGTTAAAAGCCATGCATACCAGCGGCCTCAAACGGCTCATTTGGATCTCAACTTTAGGGATCTATGACGAAGTTCCCGGCAAGTTCGGTCAATGGAACAACGCAACGTTGGGTAGTTACCTGACGCGCTACTACGCCGCGGCTGAAGTCCTAGAAAATTCCGATCTCGACTACACAATCATTCGCCCTGCGTGGTTGACTAATAAGGACGAAATCGACTACGAAATAACCCAGCGACACGATCCGTTTAAGGGAACTGAAGTTTCTCGTAAGAGCATTGCGGCACTCGTCGTTAAATTAACCCAAGATCCCACAAGTAACATTCGCACGTCTTTAGGTGTTAACAAACCTAATACCGATGGTGACAAACCTGCTTGGTATTAA
- a CDS encoding DUF488 domain-containing protein — protein MQLKLERIYTKPVDTDGYRVLVDRLWPRGISKVNAQLDNWVKEIGPSTTLRKWFNHEPAKYPEFVERYRAELDENPLTASFISQVAEQLTKTNVILLFGAKDEQHNQAVVLRDYLKDSGQLPTA, from the coding sequence ATGCAATTAAAATTAGAACGGATTTACACGAAACCAGTTGATACGGATGGTTATCGGGTGTTGGTAGATCGCTTGTGGCCCCGGGGTATTTCGAAGGTTAACGCTCAGTTGGACAATTGGGTAAAGGAAATTGGCCCGTCGACCACGTTACGTAAGTGGTTCAATCATGAACCGGCGAAATATCCCGAATTTGTCGAGCGTTACCGGGCTGAATTGGATGAGAATCCCCTGACGGCCAGCTTTATTAGTCAAGTTGCTGAACAACTGACGAAGACGAATGTGATCTTATTGTTCGGTGCCAAGGACGAACAACATAATCAGGCAGTGGTACTGCGTGATTACCTGAAGGATAGTGGTCAATTACCAACCGCTTAA
- a CDS encoding DMT family transporter: MTTNRYMKGIMWAMLASTLWGVSGTVMQFVSQNQAIPADWFLSVRTLSAGIILLAIGFVQQGTKIFKVFRSWASVGQLVAYATVGLMANMYTFYISIERGTAAAATILQYLSPLFIVLGTLLFKRELPLRTDLIAFAVSLLGVFLAITKGNIHELAIPMDALVWGILSGVTAALYVVLPRKIVAENSPVVILGWGTLIAGILFNLYHPIWIGAPKITPTLVTSIGAIVLIGTIFAFLSLLHSLQYAPSAVVSIVDAVQPVVTFVLSIIFLGLQVTWVEILGSLLVIVAIYILQQYRSDPASD; this comes from the coding sequence ATGACAACTAACCGTTATATGAAGGGCATCATGTGGGCGATGTTGGCCTCGACCCTGTGGGGAGTCTCAGGTACAGTGATGCAGTTCGTATCACAAAACCAAGCCATCCCGGCTGATTGGTTCTTATCTGTAAGGACGTTATCTGCTGGAATCATTCTGTTAGCGATTGGATTTGTGCAACAGGGTACCAAAATCTTCAAAGTCTTTAGATCTTGGGCGTCGGTTGGACAATTAGTGGCATACGCGACAGTGGGATTGATGGCGAATATGTATACTTTTTACATCAGTATTGAGCGCGGAACAGCCGCTGCCGCCACTATTTTACAATACTTAAGTCCTTTGTTTATTGTACTAGGAACGTTGCTGTTTAAACGGGAACTGCCTTTACGAACTGATTTAATTGCGTTTGCGGTCTCCTTGTTGGGGGTGTTTTTAGCAATCACTAAGGGTAACATTCATGAGTTGGCGATTCCGATGGATGCACTCGTCTGGGGAATCCTTTCGGGGGTAACAGCGGCCTTGTACGTAGTCTTGCCGCGAAAGATTGTAGCCGAAAATTCACCGGTCGTGATTCTTGGTTGGGGGACATTGATTGCGGGAATCCTATTTAATTTATATCACCCAATTTGGATCGGTGCACCAAAAATTACACCAACGCTAGTGACTTCAATTGGCGCCATCGTTTTAATCGGGACGATTTTTGCTTTCTTATCGTTGCTACATAGTCTACAGTACGCGCCGTCTGCGGTGGTCAGTATTGTTGATGCCGTCCAACCAGTAGTGACTTTTGTACTAAGTATTATTTTCTTAGGCTTACAAGTGACATGGGTCGAAATCCTCGGCTCGTTATTGGTGATTGTCGCGATTTATATCTTGCAGCAGTATCGGAGTGATCCGGCTAGTGATTAG